One segment of Rutidosis leptorrhynchoides isolate AG116_Rl617_1_P2 unplaced genomic scaffold, CSIRO_AGI_Rlap_v1 contig260, whole genome shotgun sequence DNA contains the following:
- the LOC139882372 gene encoding uncharacterized protein gives MGNLEVELMGLRFLRIPFNFSYVPKESEETATELPKEHNAPLAYTSEKNETVAGSLAIHNLFKKWLTMLRTQLPSQVVDEVLEEEPCTSEKHEALIETQSRERGGVLKVAMHNFWGLDATIKAPLLIFVLWYLAVNVVFGAQVSKELIPLWVIGPFAVALYIKFLRGLCALYVFTFKQTVKIVKNLPTYYLIAHNYLAKGKLNEDVRARVWQPMEDVKNMDSKGFSRRKLKEFQEWLTEMYLDFVESIWPHYCRTIRFLKRANLI, from the exons ATGGGGAATCTGGAAGTAGAGCTAATGGGTCTAAGGTTCCTAAGAATTCCGTTCAACTTTTCTTATGTTCCAAAAGAGAGTGAAGAAACAGCAACAGAACTGCCAAAGGAACATAATGCTCCTCTTGCATACACCTCGGAAAAAAATGAGACTGTGGCTGGATCTCTTGCCATTCATAATTTATTCAAGAAATGGTTGACAATGTTGCGCACACAATTACCCAGTCAAGTGGTGGATGAGGTGCTGGAAGAAGAACCATGTACGAGTGAAAAGCATGAAGCTCTCATCGAGACTCAAAGCAGGGAACGAGGTGGTGTTCTTAAGGTAGCCATGCACAATTTTTGGGGTCTGGATGCCACAATAAAGGCCCCCTTATTGATATT TGTCCTGTGGTACTTGGCCGTGAATGTCGTTTTTGGTGCTCAAGTTTCAAAAGAACTAATTCCTTTGTGGGTTATAGGACCGTTTGCCGTTGCTCTTTACATAAAGTTTCTCCGAGGCCTATGTGCACTCTATGTATTCACATTCAAGCAGACGGTTAAAATAGTTAAGAACTTACCCACTTATTACCTCATCGCTCACAACTACTTAGCCAAAGGGAAACTCAACGAAGACGTGCGAGCTCGTGTGTGGCAGCCCATGGAAGACGTTAAAAACATGGATTCCAAAGGATTTTCGAGAAGAAAGCTAAAAGAATTTCAAGAGTGGCTAACGGAGATGTATCTTGATTTTGTGGAATCAATTTGGCCCCATTATTGTAGAACCATCAGGTTTCTTAAGAGGGCTAATCTCATATAG
- the LOC139882374 gene encoding uncharacterized protein, whose protein sequence is MGGFQFQTFLSIFPFIAIACVFAESNSSFWLLRIKSELVDSTGVLDNWSLTTPSCSWYGVTCSVEESHVVALNLSASALSGSISPDIYQLSSLQTLDLSSNSFSGSIPSEIGHLRNLRTLLLYSNSLSGQVPAEIGLLKNLQVLRMGDNMLSGEIPTSIGNLTELRVLGLAYCQFNGSIPVEVGNLNKLSSLDLQHNNLNGLIPNEIQGCEALENFAASNNKLQGDVPSSIGSLKSLQILNLANNSLSGSIPIQLGSLSNLTYLNLQGNNLNGEIPSELNHLVQLETLDLSRNNLSAGLNMQLKNLRVLVLSENSLTGNIPSNFCQSNSNLQLLILSENKLSGKFPSELLNCISVQQLDLSGNHFEGEIPSGLDKLGNLTDLLLNNNSFTGSIPPQIGNLSNLVNLYLFGNMMSGRIPIEIGKLRKLSIIYLYDNQMSGSIPRELTNCSSLTAIDFFGNRFTGKIPTTIGKLKNLALLHLRQNDLWGSIPASLGYCRKLQLLALADNKLSGSIPPTFGFLSELSLITLYNNSFAGPLPTSLFRLKNIKIINISQNRFSGSIFPLCGSSSLTALDLTNNSFSGPIPTSLFMARNLTRLRLAHNHLSGEIPSDFGRLTELDFLDLSFNNLTGQLTSQLSNSKKIEHLLLNNNRLTGIVPPWLGSLEEVGEIDLSSNNLNGTVPKEIGNCSRLLKLSLHSNNISGKIPEEIGELVSLNVLNLNRNNLSGSIPSTIQQCRKLYELRLAENALTGQIPLELGKLTELQVILDLSHNLFSGEIPSSLGNLVKLERLNLSDNNLQGVVPPWIEKLTSLHVLKLSNNELQGQIPLALSQLFPLSSFIGNQKLCGAPLSSCSKRSTERNLSNAQVSAIIVAIVFSSTVICFGMLYLMLRIWINWRKVSISNSNGNGTEAKRVQEDKWGYGGDDKISFNEEYNKVNSMPPMMSLLPEYATKHV, encoded by the coding sequence ATGGGTGGTTTCCAATTCCAAACGTTCCTCTCCATTTTTCCTTTTATAGCAATAGCTTGTGTTTTTGCTGAAAGCAATTCATCATTCTGGCTTTTAAGAATCAAATCAGAATTAGTAGACTCCACAGGAGTCCTCGACAACTGGTCTCTAACTACTCCTTCATGCAGCTGGTATGGAGTAACATGTTCTGTCGAAGAATCCCATGTCGTCGCCTTGAATCTATCAGCCTCTGCACTTTCAGGTTCCATTTCCCCAGACATCTACCAGCTCTCTTCACTTCAAACACTCGATTTGTCGTCGAATTCTTTCAGTGGCTCGATACCTTCTGAAATTGGacatcttcgaaatttaaggacacTTCTCCTGTATTCAAACTCTCTCTCTGGTCAGGTTCCGGCTGAGATTGGACTCTTGAAGAATTTACAAGTACTTAGAATGGGAGATAACATGCTTTCGGGTGAAATACCAACAAGTATCGGAAACTTGACTGAATTACGAGTGTTAGGCCTTGCGTATTGTCAATTCAATGGGAGCATTCCTGTGGAAGTCGGTAATCTGAATAAGTTGTCATCTCTTGATTTACAGCATAACAATCTAAACGGCCTCATACCGAATGAGATTCAGGGATGCGAAGCTCTCGAAAACTTTGCAGCATCGAACAATAAGCTTCaaggagatgttccttcatcaATTGGATCGCTTAAATCACTGCAAATTCTCAACCTAGCCAATAATAGTCTTTCTGGATCAATTCCGATTCAATTAGGCTCTCTATCCAATTTGACATACTTGAATTTGCAAGGGAATAATCTGAATGGCGAAATACCTTCTGAGCTTAACCATTTGGTTCAGCTGGAGACACTCGACTTATCAAGAAACAATCTCTCTGCAGGCCTCAATATGCAGTTGAAGAATCTTCGAGTTCTTGTTCTGTCTGAAAATTCTCTGACAGGAAACATTCCGAGTAACTTTTGTCAGAGCAATTCGAATTTGCAGCTGCTTATATTATCGGAAAACAAGCTCTCTGGGAAATTTCCTTCCGAGCTTCTGAATTGTATTTCTGTCCAGCAATTAGACCTCTCTGGTAATCATTTCGAAGGAGAGATACCGTCTGGCCTCGACAAACTAGGGAACCTTACGGATCTCCTTCTCAACAACAACAGCTTTACAGGAAGCATACCTCCTCAGATTGGAAACTTGTCTAACTTGGTGAATCTTTATCTGTTTGGAAACATGATGTCAGGTCGAATCCCAATCGAGATTGGAAAGTTAAGGAAACTGAGCATCATCTACCTCTACGATAACCAAATGTCAGGAAGTATACCAAGAGAGTTGACAAACTGCTCGAGTTTAACGGCGATTGATTTCTTTGGCAATCGCTTTACGGGAAAAATTCCTACCACTATCGGAAAGCTTAAGAACCTGGCACTTCTCCATTTGCGGCAGAATGACTTGTGGGGCTCAATCCCAGCAAGCTTAGGCTACTGCAGAAAGCTACAGTTGTTGGCATTGGCCGATAACAAACTCTCCGGATCGATCCCGCCGACATTCGGATTCCTTTCCGAACTAAGCCTCATCACTCTCTACAATAATTCCTTTGCAGGTCCTCTTCCCACATCTCTGTTCCGGCTCAAGAACATCAAAATCATTAACATTTCTCAAAACAGGTTCAGTGGGAGCATCTTTCCTCTCTGTGGCTCCTCTTCTCTAACAGCATTGGACTTGACCAACAACAGTTTCTCAGGTCCCATTCCAACTAGTCTGTTCATGGCGAGAAATCTTACCCGACTACGCCTCGCTCACAATCATCTAAGCGGTGAAATTCCATCTGATTTCGGTCGACTGACAGAGCTGGATTTTCTCGATTTATCTTTCAATAATCTCACAGGTCAGCTGACTTCTCAACTATCTAATAGTAAAAAGATCGAACACCTTCTGCTCAACAATAACCGACTAACTGGAATAGTGCCGCCTTGGCTAGGAAGCTTAGAAGAAGTCGGAGAGATTGATCTTTCATCCAACAATCTCAATGGAACAGTACCGAAAGAGATCGGAAACTGTTCGAGGTTGCTTAAGCTTTCCCTCCACAGTAACAATATCTCAGGAAAAATCCCAGAAGAGATTGGAGAACTTGTTTCTCTGAATGTCCTTAATCTAAATCGAAACAATTTATCGGGCTCCATTCCTTCAACCATACAGCAATGCAGGAAACTCTATGAGCTGAGGCTGGCAGAAAATGCTTTGACAGGTCAAATTCCATTAGAGCTAGGAAAACTAACAGAATTGCAAGTAATCCTAGACCTAAGTCACAATCTCTTTTCCGGAGAAATACCGTCTTCTCTTGGAAATCTAGTGAAGTTAGAGAGATTGAATCTATCAGACAACAATCTCCAAGGAGTGGTACCTCCTTGGATCGAAAAACTAACAAGTCTTCATGTCCTAAAGTTGTCGAATAATGAACTCCAGGGTCAAATCCCCTTAGCATTATCTCAACTATTCCCATTGAGCTCTTTCATTGGTAATCAGAAGCTTTGCGGGGCACCACTGTCATCTTGTTCTAAGCGATCCACGGAAAGAAATCTTTCAAATGCCCAAGTATCGGCCATTATAGTGGCCATCGTGTTCTCTTCTACTGTCATATGTTTTGGGATGCTCTATCTTATGCTGAGGATCTGGATTAACTGGAGAAAAGTTTCGATTTCGAATTCTAACGGTAACGGAACTGAAGCAAAGAGAGTTCAAGAAGATAAATGGGGTTATGGTGGAGATGATAAGATAAGTTTTAATGAAGAGTACAACAAAGTTAATTCAATGCCTCCTATGATGAGCTTACTTCCAGAGTACGCAACCAAACACGTATAA
- the LOC139882362 gene encoding uncharacterized protein, translated as MATHMLGHPYLVLPSNLTRIKSVGRCKLSIKNRLFDQTEAHKLVLEVKEKLERKHRSLPIGRNGRDDEDIILWFLKDGKFSVDRALGKLTKAIKWREEFRVNELSEASVSDMTRTGKAYVHDFLAVNGQPVFIVIASKHLPGVHDSRESEKLSVFLIEKALSKLPPGKEEILGIIDLRGFGSRNVDFKFLAFLVDVFYYYYPDRLGLILFVEAPFIFQPFWQLAQPLFKPLISLVRFCDVETLRKEYFTEATLPDIFRN; from the exons ATGGCAACCCACATGCTTGGGCATCCCTACCTTGTTCTTCCGAGCAATTTAACAAGAATCAAATCGGTAGGGCGCTGTAAATTATCCATCAAGAATCGTTTGTTTGATCAAACTGAAGCACATAAG CTTGTTTTGGAAGTAAAAGAGAAGCTTGAAAGAAAACATCGCAGTCTTCCAATAGGCAGAAATGGAAGAGATGATGAAGACATAATCTTGTGGTTTCTTAAAGATGGCAAATTTTCAGTGGATCGGGCTCTTGGCAAATTGACTAAAGCAATT AAATGGCGTGAAGAATTTAGAGTGAATGAATTGTCAGAAGCATCCGTTAGTGATATGACAAGGACTGGAAAAGCGTATGTGCATGACTTTCTCGCTGTCAATGGTCAACCGGTTTTCATAGTTATAGCATCAAAGCACCTTCCCGGA GTGCATGACTCCCGTGAGAGTGAGAAGCTATCCGTGTTCTTGATTGAGAAAGCACTGAGCAAACTTCCACCAGGGAAAGAAGAAATACTTGGAATAATTGATCTACGAGGCTTTGGGAGTCGGAATGTAGATTTTAAGTTCTTAGCATTTCTG GTTGATGTGTTTTACTATTACTATCCTGATCGGTTAGGCCTGATCCTCTTTGTGGAAGCTCCATTCATTTTCCAGCCGTTTTGGCAACTAGCCCAGCCCTTATTCAAACCGTTAATTTCACTG GTGAGATTTTGTGATGTGGAAACGCTCAGGAAGGAATACTTTACGGAGGCAACCTTACCGGACATTTTTAGAAACTGA